Within the Equus przewalskii isolate Varuska chromosome 1, EquPr2, whole genome shotgun sequence genome, the region TGTCACTTATCTGTTACCTCTGTATGTCACATAAATATATGGAGGATGTCTACATATTTGAGCATGTGCATAAATAAGtccatacataatatatatgtgtttCATTTTAAGACATCTGCTGTCTGAATGTATGGGGAATGTAAGCTGGAAAACAAATGGCTCTGGTGTTTATAATCTGTTTGTTTTGCTGCATCACAGTGGTGTTGTCCCTCGTACTGTTAACAGCCCCTAGTGTCTACTTGTTTCTTCAGCCTTTCAGTTCTTATGGTTTAGAGTACTGCCATAGACCTGTAAACTCGTGGCGGGTGTTGGGGGTCaggtgcaggggtgggaggggagttggggggtgggggagcacaAACGAATATTTTACAAGCTTGaccaactttcctttttttttaaataaaccctGCACAGACCAGAATGTGTctggaggggaaagagggaagaaagggacagGGACAAGGAAGTAGGGGGACTATATACACACTTGTGGATCATTAAAactttgcaggaaaaaaattttttgtcgGTTTGGGGttggttttctttgtaataaTATACACAAGGCGTTATGAATAACAATAACAAAGTAACAGTCCTTTGCACTGGGGAAAAGATTgtgcacaaaaaagaaataaaaataattggggATTTTATTATGCTGTTGTCAGGTTGATATGTGTGGTTTGgttgctgttgatttttttttttctctctctctcctattacCAGCATGGCCCATGCCAGACAAACCCCCAGTCCCGGGAGCTAGGAAGTATTTAGGACGGGTCTGGAATACACACCTTGGTAGTAGGCCGGCTCCAGGGCTGAGGGCTCGATGGGGCTCCTAGTGGCCACCGAGGCGCTGCCGAGCGGCAGGCTGGCGGGCAACGCGGCGCCGTAGGGCGAGTACTGTAGCGCCTGCTCGTAGGCTTTGAAGTCCAGCTTGTGCTGCTGCTCCGAGGAGGACATGAGGTTGTTGATGGAGAAGGGGTGGTTGAAGGAGTAGTGGGGGTCCCCTTTCAAGTGCAGCTGGGACTCGTGGGGCGCCAGGCCATGCGCCGGGTGGGAGGGGGGCACAGATACCAGCGCCCCAGGCCCGGAGCTGATCGGGGGTGCAGCCGAGGATGCTGGAGTCTTCAACTCCGAGGCGCCCCCTGTCGCCGTCGCCCCGCTGTGGTCCAGAGTCTGGGGGCTGGCGGCGGGCCCGGGGGCCGGCGCGCCCTCTAGCTGGCCCGCCTTACCGTGCACGCCCCGGTGGAGGGGCGAGTCGGCGCCGGCGGTGGCCGCACTCGAGGGGTCCTTGCGGCTCTCGGGGCCGCCCTTGGCACCGCCGCCGCCCCCGGTCCCGGTTCCCGGCTGCTTCTCGCACTTGAAGCGCTTCTGGCGGCGCAAGTAACAGCCGTTCTCGAACATGTTGCCGGAGTCCGGGTGCAGCGTCCAGTAGGAGCCCTTGCCCGGCTTGTCCGGGGAGCGCGCCACCTTGACGAAGCAGTCGTTGAAGGAGAGCGAGTGGCGGATGGAGTTCTGCCAGCGCTGCTGGTTCTGCCGGTAGTAGGGGAAGAGGTCCATGATCCACTGGTAGATCTCGCTCAGCGTCAGCATCTTGCTGGGCGCCTGCTGGATGGCCATGGTGATGAGCGAGATGTACGAGTAGGGCGGCTTGGCGTGCGGGTAGCTGCGCTTGAAAGTCTTGGCGTCGCCGCCGCCCGCAGCCCGGCTGCGGCCCAGGTTGGACGGCGCGTACGCCATGGGGCTCATGCACGGGTTCATGGCGGCCGCGTAGGGGCCCAGGCCGTTCATGGAGGGCGCCGGCTGCGCGCCCATGCCGCCCATGCCGCCCGGGCTCAGCGTCGTCCCCATGGCCGTCACGCCCGCCGCCGTCATGCTGTTCATGGCGCCCGCCGAGCCGCCCGGCATGCCGGCCACGGCTCCAGGGCTCAGGCCGGCGCCCAGGCCCGGGTTGGCGTAGGACATGTTGAACGAGGCGGGGGTCATGTTGCCGCTCGTGGTCATGGTGTTCATGGTCATGTAGCTGTTCATGGAGTTCATGGCGCCCAGGCCCGAGTTCATGTTGCCGCCCGGGACCGAGGAGTAGGCCTGCAGCGAGACAGCGAGGGGAGAGGCCCCGAAGGGCGGGTTAGCAGGGCGCGGGCGGCCCGGCCACGGCGGCGAGCACCTCTGCAAACCCACGACCCCGCCCGGCAAAGCGGCAGCACCCTCCCCGGGACGCGCGCGCAGAGAGGGCTCGCAGGCGGGCGCAAACCGCTAGCGCGGCGGGCAGGAAAGACGAGCGCTGCAGAAAACATGCCCCCGGGAAGACCGCGTAATCGCCCCACACGCCAGGCTCGGGCCGGCTTCTGGGACCCTCCATTGCCGCCTCCATCCACGCCAGGCGGCACCCGGCTCTCCACCCCAGGCGGGCCTCGGCAAAGCGCCCTTTTGGTTGAAAGGAGTTGAAACTCCGAAAATAGAATTAATCTCTGACTCTCTGCTTATTCACTCTACCTTAAGGGTGAGGTGGGTTCCCTGGTGCAGCCCCCCAGGGCGGGCAACAGGGACCAGCTCTGAGTCCATCTCGCCTAAGCCTGCTAGGCCCTGCTGACGGCGGAGCGGCCTCGGCTGTGCGGGGCGGCTGTTCCCCTCTCCCTGACAGAGCAAAGCATTCATGGCTATGTGACCAGCCATTTCCCAACAACTGGCTTCACTGTCTTAGCAGTTTTCGCTCAATggtgattttttgttgtttattttatttagaagtagTGTTTTCCATCTACTTGTAGCAACTGTAATATTAAGAGGGAAAGAAACTCAGAAGttaaatgttttggaaaaaaattaaaaacagatctACCACAGGAGAAGGGGCTGGAAAGAGCGCATTATAATATCAACGCACTGCATACAGTTAACTAACATGTAACCTCTTTAAGCCACTCAGAAACTTGCACTAGTTTCATTGCCTAGTTCCAGCCCCCTAACGTTTGAAAATTTTGGTAACACAATTTGTAgataaaaatctctattttttcccCACACTGATAAGTAGACACTGATCATTTCAAAGCCTGGCTTTCGAAACTACATGAATAGTTTCAAGtactttaaaattccaaaatcaaAGTCTACCTACTTTCCCTTAATGCTATTCTCCTCCCTATTTCTCAGCTGTAACATGTGAGGAAGCTCTTTCCATAGGGGGCTTAACTGACGAGTGGGGAGAGACGACTGCATCTGAACTAAACCTGAGGGTGAGTTCTGAGCTCCTTTTAAAATCAGCAGTAAGAGAAAAGCCTTATCAACGGCAATTTGGGAATGCACTGGCTATGTTAAAAACGCAGAGTCCAGAAATATAAAGACTATCTCTctgataatttaataaaaatgatatccttacatttattttcatcagcaaatattatttcacttgaaaacataaaagatgaacaaagatTTAACTAGGCACACACTCTGCTATGGTGTGCAAATAAACTCGAGGTAAGTTTGtggagagatatatatacacaaatctaaataaattaccatgaaaatatttcctgattCTAAATTTCTATATCTTAAATTAATGTCttaaagtatttttactttttttttttctttccccaagatTATCCAAGGCAGTTTCAAGAAGCATTGTCTATAATGGTAAACTTTTGGGGGGTAATCGCCAGCCGTTTCTAGAGAAGTACTTTTAGTAGGTGGTGGTCCTGCCTGTACCTGGCTGTCCTCGCAATCCCTTTGTGCACATTGTAAAATAAACCACATGAACGTGCCACCAAGGGGACAATGAAGAGAAACAGGTTCTCCGCCCAGAGTGCTGGAGGAAAAGTCAGCTCGCACCAGCGCCACCCAGCGGTTCTAGAGAAGAATGAGGACCCTTCTCCCTAAACATGGCTTTTGAAGAAGTTTTATAAAATTTCGGAATCGTTTCATTATTAACACGCTCAACTTAGCTGCAGCGCGCTTTCATCAGAAGACATCTGCAAATTCAACCGCGGGAGGAAGGGGCCGCTCTCTTTGCGGCGAACTGTGGCTTTCTTAGAGTTGCCTCCAACTGGTGCTGGCGCCCGCCCGCCAACCCGACACCCGGCCCCGGCACGGCCCCGGCTCCCGCTCTCCGCAGGCAAGAGGCGAGTGCTTCCCAGAGCCGGTCCTTTGAAAGCCCAGAGTTTCCTAACACCTTCTCGCCGGCCCGAGCGCGAGCGCCGGGACCCAGTCTCCCCGCGGGGCAGCCGATCCGGCTCCGAGGCCGGGCCAAGGCCGGGCCGGGGCCACAGCGGGAGGGCGGGCAGCGGTGGCACCGAGGAGGCGCCCCCAGCCCGCCAGCCTCCCGCCCTGCCCGGCGCCCGCCTCGCCTGGCCTCCCCCGGCACGGGCTCCGGGAGCGTCCCGCCCGCTGCCCGCCTCTTACCTCCTGTGTGTCCGCGTAGTAGCTGTTCCAGTCGCTGCTCTCATGCCCTTCCATCTTCACAGTCCCTAACATCCTGGAGCCACCCTGCCCGATGCAACCATCCAGCCCTGTGCGGAGCGACGGGCGGcccgcggcgcggggcgggggaggggagccggGCCGCCGGAGTCACCGAGCGCCCGCGCCGCCCCAACGCCACCCTAGCGAGGAGGAAGCCGGGCGCTGCGGGGCGCGGCgtgcgcggcggcggcggcgggggcgagGCGGGCGGGGGCAGGCGGCGGCCGCGGAGCGCGGCGCCCGGGAGCGCCTCCGCGGGAAGTGAGCGGGCGGCCTCTGCGAGGCGAGTGCAGTTGAGCTGATGTGGATCTTACGTCGCTCGAGTGCCCACCTCCTCGTCCTCTCCCCATTTGTCCGCCGCACAAAGACGCTCGCACCTACAAAGCCCGAGGTGCACCTGCGAGGCGGCCGCCCGCCAGTGCCGCCGCCGCGCCTCCCGCCCCGCCGCCGcgcgcgccccccgcgcccctcccgccgcgccccctcccccagacccGGCCCTCACTCTGTTTGCAAAGCAGCGTAATTGGTTTAAGCCCGGAGGTTGGGGGAAGAGGgaaatggggtgggggggtgtaaCCCCctttggaagaggaaaaaagaaaaataggcggggccgggcgggctgGCGAGGGTTCTGGATGGGAACCGCGCAGCCGGAGAAGGGCTAGGGGCGGTGGTGTTGGAGCCCGGCTCGCGGGGCAGTGCCGGCTGAATGACCCCAGCGTCTCTCCCCAGGGGTACCCACCGCCCTCCCGAGGCCCGGGCTGCGGGCTCGGCCCGCACCCCTCCTTCTGTTCTGGCCGCttccagcccccaccctcctgACTCCTGACCTAAAGTTCAACCCCGGGAGACTGGAGTATATGGATCCTCCCCATAactcaccccccccccacccccgcctcgcCCCTCTCCTGACTTCAggcttgaaaaaggaaaaagccccACTTTTGCCCCGTCACTAGAAACTTGGCCATCTGAGTCAGCCGAGCCGAGTGACGTTAGGCCGATCCGGGCTCCTGGCTAGCAGAGTGGAGACGCTGCCACGAAACCCATACCTGCGGCTAAGAGCAGGTGAGTCACGGCACCGTTTTATATCTTTAtgacataacttttttttttttttccgcctCGGTCCGCTCTACTCCCCTTGTCATCTGTAGCGAtcataaagaggaagaaactgagaacaGATGTCTGTGTGATAGGGCAGGCGGACCGAGTCGGGCCGTCCTCCCTCTGCccggctcctcctcctgccccccttCCGCAGCCTCGGGGACTGAGCTAGAGGCAACCGTCTGGTTTCCGATAGGGAAAGGTCAGGGGGAGGGGACATCTCCCTAAATACGCGCGTTAGCTGGGAGAGCCTTGGAGCGGGCGCGGGAATGCATTTCCTCGGCTAGAGAGGTGCCAGGGCGAAGCCAGAGGTGGTCTCCGGCGGTGCGTGGTCCCATCTCTGACCTAGAGGGGCTGGGCTAGGACCCCAGGCGCTCGCTGGGTTTCTGTTCGGTCCTGGGCATCGGTGGGAAGTTCTTCCCCAAGCCAAACCTCTCGACTCCTATGAGGCGGTGGGTAGTGAATTGCCCACATGTCCTGGGGAGGACCAACTGAAGTGACTGCGTAATAGACACT harbors:
- the FOXA1 gene encoding hepatocyte nuclear factor 3-alpha isoform X1, coding for MAGHIAMNALLCQGEGNSRPAQPRPLRRQQGLAGLGEMDSELVPVARPGGLHQGTHLTLKAYSSVPGGNMNSGLGAMNSMNSYMTMNTMTTSGNMTPASFNMSYANPGLGAGLSPGAVAGMPGGSAGAMNSMTAAGVTAMGTTLSPGGMGGMGAQPAPSMNGLGPYAAAMNPCMSPMAYAPSNLGRSRAAGGGDAKTFKRSYPHAKPPYSYISLITMAIQQAPSKMLTLSEIYQWIMDLFPYYRQNQQRWQNSIRHSLSFNDCFVKVARSPDKPGKGSYWTLHPDSGNMFENGCYLRRQKRFKCEKQPGTGTGGGGGAKGGPESRKDPSSAATAGADSPLHRGVHGKAGQLEGAPAPGPAASPQTLDHSGATATGGASELKTPASSAAPPISSGPGALVSVPPSHPAHGLAPHESQLHLKGDPHYSFNHPFSINNLMSSSEQQHKLDFKAYEQALQYSPYGAALPASLPLGSASVATRSPIEPSALEPAYYQGVYSRPVLNTS
- the FOXA1 gene encoding hepatocyte nuclear factor 3-alpha isoform X2, whose protein sequence is MLGTVKMEGHESSDWNSYYADTQEAYSSVPGGNMNSGLGAMNSMNSYMTMNTMTTSGNMTPASFNMSYANPGLGAGLSPGAVAGMPGGSAGAMNSMTAAGVTAMGTTLSPGGMGGMGAQPAPSMNGLGPYAAAMNPCMSPMAYAPSNLGRSRAAGGGDAKTFKRSYPHAKPPYSYISLITMAIQQAPSKMLTLSEIYQWIMDLFPYYRQNQQRWQNSIRHSLSFNDCFVKVARSPDKPGKGSYWTLHPDSGNMFENGCYLRRQKRFKCEKQPGTGTGGGGGAKGGPESRKDPSSAATAGADSPLHRGVHGKAGQLEGAPAPGPAASPQTLDHSGATATGGASELKTPASSAAPPISSGPGALVSVPPSHPAHGLAPHESQLHLKGDPHYSFNHPFSINNLMSSSEQQHKLDFKAYEQALQYSPYGAALPASLPLGSASVATRSPIEPSALEPAYYQGVYSRPVLNTS